The Coregonus clupeaformis isolate EN_2021a chromosome 35, ASM2061545v1, whole genome shotgun sequence genome includes the window atgaccatcttaaaacaattccatatgttagcttagtggcgagtggcgcagtggtctaacgcactgcatcgcagtgctagctgtgccactagagatcctggtttgagtccaggctctgttgcagccggccgcgaccgggagacccatgggcagcgcacaattggtccagcgttgtccaaggtaggggagggtttggccggcagggatgtgggttcgtttcccacggggggccagtataaaaaaaaatatatatatatatacatgtatgcttccactaactgtaagttgctctggataagagcgtctgctaaatgactaaaatgtagtagagggacatcccaaggatcccagatagcatgGACCGTTTACAGACGGGCGGGGCGGGGACAAAAACTCTGTATTCGCAGCcaagtcttcttcttctttaggATTTGCTTGGCAGATCGCATCCAACTTTTatgtgcatacaccgccacctactctactggtgtgtgaggcctTTCACAACCTACCTACATGAAATTcttgatatggtaatacaacatttggaaaaaggaaAATTACCCTGCTAACTATTAGCcctctataaaaaaaaaaacacccccccattccactatttaaccctatctaTCCTACTCCAGACCAACAGTCTGAGGACAGAACACTACCACTCAACATCACCTGCAACaccacattcctttgtctcatgccctcctgcacacttctcacatctaggaatctcccttcctacacactgctgcaacatgcccATAAACTTGACACCTAAAACACCGTAGTTACTTACACTTCCTAACTTGACCTTGTCGAGTAAAGACTCTACATCAAAACTCAGCAGGACAGACAATGTTTCCCCACCCGGTCTGCGTCGCACCATACGGCGGGCGTCAcagacaccgggaatcttccatttcaactaaTCCTCCTCAACACAATGCCATCCCGCTATCAATGACGCCCTGCTCCAGAGAGCAAAGCAAGTCACATTTCTTGTCCCTAATCACGTGATCCGGAGTTCCCGCTCCCTCTGGACTGAAGAAACACAATAAATCATCACTATTCCACTGAGTTActctcaacagtccccaacctcttatCCACTCATCtttaacctgacaccacatatggatcagccaaaaTGCAAGGATCCATTCCCTCCACAAATCTTagtcccactgggccagaatcatccttttCATCCTCACTGCAGGTACTACTCCATGAACTCgtcaggttccatctctgagctactaGGGGGCGTTTCCCTCTTTTTGCACTTTGCGCCAACCTCCCTCACCACACCACtgccctctacactcagctccttctcggtggtcatcactgcacctgccactcTTTTCACGTTCACTTTCCTTCTCTAGCTCAGTGCGATCCTCCATTCCATATTCCCTCAAAACATATTCCCCTTTTCTCCTTATCCGCCATCTTCTCCTTCACCAGATCTTCCAGAAGGCTTGTGAAATCCCACACTCGATATTTATTAATAATATGTCCACTTTTTTCCTTGTCCGTCATCTTCTTTCGTTTTATCTCCATTCATCCCCGCGCGGTAATCTCACCCGCAGCCACGTCCTCGATAATAATGGCAAATGTAGAGCTATGGCGCCCTCAACTGGTGTAACCGAGTACTCACAGGCAACCCTGATTTACTGACTGTAGTGGGATATCTTGTTGACAATGTAGTCTTTGCTTCAACTTCTCTGGGCATTCCTTCCGGTACGTCAATTCAACATGGCAGCGCCCAGTACTGTGGGAGGGATAGCGGAGAAAAACAGCACCGAAACGGGACAAATATTACCAGAATCCACATGTGGAGAACTGAAAACAACTCAGTTCGGAACCCGTTTCCTGACAGACCCACGTCAAGTTTTTCAACATAACGCATGGTTCGTATTTTAGCATGCATActactggtggtggtggtagtacaCACACGgatagcccttgatcatgactctcagttccattacattacaaaagagtcattggacgaaggtGTCTTCTGTAGGGGGAGTTTTAtcgtatctttcatatcagcgagatatctttttttttaaagtttAAATTGATACACGCCTTTTTATATAGGGTTACCACacgccatatttccatgttatcaaatcaaatcaaatgttatttgtcacatgcgccgaatacaacaggtgtagaccttacagtgaaatgcttacttacaagcccttaaccaacaattccattttaagaaagaatacccacaaacaaatataatatgaagtaaaagtaacaaatatttaaagagcagcagtaaaaataacaatagcgaggctatatacagtcaatgtgcgggtgcaccgttagtcgaggtaattggggtaatatgtacatataggtagagttattaaagtgactatgcatagataataaacagagagtagcagcagcgtaaaagaggggtgggggggcaatgaaaatagtctgggtagccatttgattagatgttcaggagtcttatggcttgggggtagaagctgtttagaagcctcttggacctagacttggcgctccggtaccgcttgccgagcggtagcagagagaacagtctatgactagggtggctggagtctttgacaatgttacagcgcttgtttacggaaaacagatTATTAGCTATCTGCGTCTTCGATCACCTGTGTGTAAATGGAAGACGGACGCCAGAAACATGTTAATTGTGTTAAACTCGGTTAAAACGGTAAGTGTacattttgcatttgtgaaattattttgatgtgatatgaaagtagagggatttatgtttctagaaccttaCTGCAATTGTAAATCGATTCATGTTTAagtggagtatttggctgttctggcttccagagccaatttgcttttaaacagaacatgtaaggtccttggactataaggagtaacgttaggctccATTAGTCTATTATTGGGGTAACATATGGACAGAACAGAACTAGGCATGGGTAGCATGTCTTCCTCATGGTTTCTAATGGTGTTGGTGTCCCATTCACTTTCAGGGACAATGTGGAGTGGACAGAAGAGCAAGAGGCAGCTGCCAAGAAGAAGGTCCAAGAAAACAGTCAGCCCCTCCCTCAAGAGAAGCAAGGTTGGTTCTGAACCAGAATCTGGGCTTACAGGATACGTCCTCCTTTAAGACCAGGAAGCAGCCATTCAACTTGCCATTCACCAGCTTTTCAAGCTTAATAATGTCAAAATACGTTTGGTACTTACCAAAGAAAGAAGTTTCACAGAGCAACTATTGTCATTACTGCCGTCCCTGCCagtatgtacttccaaaaaaggtctaAATAAAAAGTTACACGCAACCGAGAAAATGCCTTGTATGGAAAGAATCTAAGTGCCAAATCCACCTCATTACTTCCACCAGAGATCTGtgtataatgacgagatgctcatgtctccgccgaTGTTCATATCTCTGGCCGTGTTCAAGAGCATCAAAACGACTGTAGGCGACTGCCGTCTGACTGATccacaaatcaccttgcatcataagtaacgactcattattatttgaagatctgtcagtcagtcacaatttacccatgatacattgcGGTTTTGATCCTCTCGAACATGGCCAATGCCTTGTCTGGATATAATCTAAGTATTGTTTTTGAGCAAGTGCACATGCGCCAAATCCACCTCTTCTGTACCTCCTTCAATATTAATAACACAATTAATATACACTAAATAAATAATATCTCAAAATATACAATCACTGTAAAAATGTACCCTATATTGTCTACTTAATGTACTTACATGAAATATTATTGCATTCTGTGTAGCGCGGTGAAACAACAGATTAGGACGTTCATACACTGTTGTAGGTGATAAAATCAGTTACCTTTCCTGCTGCTGGATCAGCCAACCTGTGCATGGCAGCAGAGAGGAaaaggcgaagcgagaggttccactctcgccaaaatctgtccaaaaataagtccaatgcgtttctatgggtttattttggacctaagcttgccTTCCCGGATTTGGGACAACGACtaccattgttagggcggagacatgagcatctcgtcattatataccgATCTCTGGTGGCAGTAATGAGGTTGATTTGGTACATGCGCACTTGCTCAAAAACAATACTTAAGATTCTTTCCATACAAGGCATTTTTTCGGTTGCATGTCACTTTTTATTTAGACCTTTCTTGGAAGTATATACTGGCCGGGACGGCAGTAATGACGATAGTTGCTCAGTAAAACTCCTTTCTTTGGTTtaatttaaagggatacttctggATTTAGGCAACGAAgcccctttatctacttccccagagtcagatgaactaatggatgccatttttatgtctctgcatccatcCATTATGAAGGAaggtagtttcacgagccaatACTAACTAGCGTAAGcttaatgactggaagtctatggtatctactagcatgctagcagttaccaaAGACTTTCAGTCATTGCGCTAAAGCTAGTTAGTattggctcgtgaaactacctTCCTTCATAATGgatggatgcagagacataaaaatggcatccattagttcatctgactctggggaagtagataaaggggcttcattgccaaaatccagaagtatccctttaaatgtGAAAAtattccttcaaactgcacgcagacatAAAAtgatatccacgagttcatctgactctgggaaagtagataaagggcttcattggcaaaatcctgaagtatccctttaagcttgAAAAGCTGGTGAATGGCAAGTTCAATGGCTGCTTCCTAAGCTTAAAGGAGAATGTCTCCTGTAAACCCAGATTTTGGTTCATTGCACCCCACTGGTTCTTGGGAGCAggtgggtggtggtggagggTGGGTGTTTCCATGGACAGTAACCAATTGTGGGAACAGTTTCCCAACCTGAGTGTATGGTATCAATTATGTCAGCACTAGACGCTGATAAGTGATCAAACAAACAACCATACATAGGCCTACCAGATAattttgtatatgtagtgtatgtatgtggaccccccttcaaatgagtggattcggctatttcagccacacccgttgctgacaggtgtataaaattgagcacactgccatgcaatctccatagacaaacattggagtaggatggccttattgaagagctcagtgattttcaacgtggcaccgtcataggatgccacctttccaacaagtcagtttgtgaaatttctgccctgctagagctgccccggtcaactgtaagtgctgttattgtgaagtggaaacgtctaggagcaacaatggctcagccgtgtagtggtaggccacacaagctcacagaacgggaccgctgagtgctgaagcgcgtagcgtgtaaaaatcatctTTCCTCTGTTGCAactctcactaccgagttccaaactgcctctggaagcaacgtcagcacaagaactgttagttgggagctgcatgaaatgggtttccatggccgagcagccgcacacaagcctaagatcacaatgcgcaatgccaagcgtcggctggagtggtgtaaatctcgccgccattggagcagtggaaacacgttcactatctggcagtccgacggatgaatctgggtttggcggatgccaggagaacgctacctgcccgaatgcatagtgccaactgtaaagtttggtggaggagggataatgatctggggctgtttttcatggttcattctagacgattctgtgcttccacctttgtggcaacagtttggggaagaccctttcctgtttcagcataacaatgcccccgtgcacaaagtgaggtccatacagaaatggtttgtcgagattggtgtggaagaacttgactggcctgcactgagccctgatctcaaccccatcgaatacctttgggatgaattggaacgcagactgcaagccaggcctaatcgcccaacatctgtgcccgacctcactaacgctcttgtggctgaatggaagcaagtccctgcagcaatgttccatcatctagtggaaagccttcccagaagagtggaggctgttatagcagcaaaggggggacaaactccatattaatgcctatgattttggaatgagatgttcgacgagcaggtgtccacatacttttggtcatgtagtgtaagtaCCAGAACAAGATCAGTATATGTAATAGTCAATTTGCATCTCTTCCACTGATTTGAACAGAGGACTTTGACTGCCGGGCTAATGAATACTGGAATAAATTCTACACCATCCATGAGAACCGCTTCTTCAAAGACCGCCACTGGCTCTTCACAGAGTTCCCCGAGCTGGCCCCACAGTGTCGCCTCAACCTGGAATCCTGTATTGGGGACCATAGAGCTGAGGACAGTGAACCACATGGTCTCGATCAGAGTCAGGGCCAGAGCAGTGAAGTCACCCCTTTGGCCCCTGGAAATGGTGACTTCCCTGGATCCAGTGCCATGTATCGCATACTGGAGGTGAGGACATATTGTATTGTATCATAGTATGACTGCAGTATCTGTTAGCTTGAGTGTCAGTCTGATTGTGTTATTATGCCAACTCAttgtcagtcattgtaatgtCAAACATGTTTGTTGTGAGAATGAGCAAtagagttggcaagagcacaaacagatctgggaccagctaAGTAAATGTGACCCTCAGGCATAAAGTAGGCTAACCTATGTCCTTGTTTGATTCAATAGGTTGGCTGTGGTGTTGGCAACACCGTCTTTCCCATTCTGAAGACCAACAAGTGAGTGGTGGTTGGGACCATGTGTATGGGGCAGTCCCATTATGCAGGATGCAGCCTGTTCAGTTTGACTTTGTATACTAGCTACTACCCTCTTCGTACGCACATGCTGTATATCTGCTATTCAGATCTCAATATGTTTTAGATGCAACCCTCTTAGCACCTCCATGTTCCCTGACCCTGTCTTCTTTGTGTGTGACAGTGACCCTGGGCTCTTTGTCTACTGCTGTGATTTCTCCAGCACCGCTGTGGAGCTGGTCAAGGTGAGAAGGAGAAATGCTTGATAGATGATGTCATTAGTTGGCTGATAAATAGATTCATGAATCTTGTCCCTTTCACCACCAGGCTAATTCAGAGTATGACCCCGGGCGTTGCTATGCCTTTGTTCATGACCTGGGTGATGAGGGAGCTATTTACCCTGTCCCAGACGCCAGCCTAGACGTTATAGTGCTCATCTTCGTGCTCTCAGCCCTGCATCCTGACAAGTAAGCCGCCCCTGTGTGATGTTTGAGTGTGGCAAGTGTGGGTGCGTGTATGTGTgcttgcttgcgtgtgtgtgataGGGAAAATTAAGTGCAATCAAATTCCCATGTCTTTCTTTTTCTCTGTCAGGATGCAGGCCTCCATCAGCAGACTGGCTCGGCTGCTGAAGCCTGGAGGAGTGCTGCTGCTCAGGGACTATGGACGCTATGACATGGCACAGCTACGCTTCAAGAAAGGTTAGTTACCATAGGCACTCATGCGTGGGACTGTGTGTgatccaatcaaattgtattggtcacatacacatatttagcagatggtattgtgggtgtagcgaaatgcttgtaaatTGTGATTAGCAAGATGTACATGTGTTTGGGAAAATCTATTGAATTATTGAATGTGTTCCTTTTTCAGGAAGGTGTTTGTCAGATAACTTTTATGTCCGGGGTGATGGAACACAAGTCTATTTCTTCACTCAAGGtaataaatcaatcaaatcaaaaggCTAGTATGTACtgctaccccccccttaccccaacccaaaccccaacccaaaaacaaaaacaaacaaaaaaaacattgtaaagtggtgatcccactggctataaggtgaatgcacctatttgtaagtcgctctggataagagcgtctgctaaatgacgtaaatgtaatgtaaatgtgatttgcaagtcagttttgtttttgttttttccttctaaacgtttttgtttttttgtgtataATATCTCCATGACATCCCTCTCCAGATGAGCTACATGACTACTTCAGTGAAGCGGGTCTGGAGAAGGTCCAGAACATGGTGGACCGGCGGCTGCAGGTGAACAGAGGCAAGCAGCTGACCATGTACCGTGTCTGGATCCAATGCAAGTACCGCAAGCCTCATACCCAACCAACAGAGACACAGGATTGAGCCAGGAGCAGCAGAGAGAATACTGCGGCTTATGTCTGAACTAGTGTCTGAGGTAGAAGTGGGACTGCAACCCCTAGGAGGGGTGGATAGAATTGGGATACCTCCATGAGACCATTGTGATGATGGACACCATGGAGATGGATTGAGGGGTGATGTGTGCAAAGCATTAGGCATGTTTTGCTATTGGGTTCCTTCAGCCATTTGTCTACACAGCTCTGGGTTCCCCCAGGTGCCTTTTGATAATGTATCTCTGACTGAGAGGGTGACATGACTCAGAAACGGCATATAGAGAAGTCTGGTGAGCTCATGAAACCTGAACAAAGGGCTGGAAACCCAATATACTAATGTTTACGTTCAACAGACTGTTTACCATAATCCATTATTTTAGATAAATTGTGCTGTatgattaaaaaaatattttacattcaCAAAATGATTAAAAAACAATGTGTAAACCCATCATTGTCACATGATTCCTTTCAGATAATTGACTTCACATATCAAAAGATGATTGCATttacagccaccaattgtgcaagttctcccacttaaaaagatgagagaggcctgtaattttcatcataggtacacgtcaactatgacagacaaattgagaaaaaaaattccagaaaatcacattgaaggatttttaatgaatttatttgcaaattatggtggaaaataagtatttggtcacctacaaacaagcaagatttctggctctcacagacctgtaacttcttctttaagaggctcctctgtcctccactcgttacctgtattaatggcacctgtttgaacttgttatcagtataaaagacacctgttcacaacctcaaacagtcacacgccaaactccactatggccaagaccaaagagctgtcaaaggacaccagaaacaaaattgtagacctgcaccaggctgggaagactgaatctgcaataggtaagcagcttggtttgaagaaatcaactgtgggagcaattattaggaaatggaagacatacaagaccactgataatctcccttgtttttctgcaaagggaccaggacgactgatccgtgtaaaggaaagaatgaatggggccatgtatcgtgagattttgagtgaaaacctccttccatcagcaagggcattgaagatgaaacgtggctgggtctttcagcatgacaatgatcccaaacacaccgcccgggcaacggagtggcttcgtaagaagcatttcaaggtcctggagtggcctagccagtctccagatctcaaccccatagaaaatctttggagggagttgaaagtctgtgttgcccagcgacagccccaaaacatcactgctctagaggagatattcatggaggaatgggccaaaataccagcaacagtgtgtgaaaaccttgtgaagacttacagaaaacgtttgacctgtgtcattgccaacaaagggtatataacaaagtattgataaacttttgttattgaccaaatacttattttccaccataatttgcaaataaattcattaaaatcctacaatgtgattttctggattttcgttttctcattttgtctgtcatagttgacgtgtacctatgatgaaaattacaggcctctcatctttttaagtgggagaacttgcacaattggtggctgactaaatacttttttccccactgtatgtctccctGAACTGAAACGTTATGGTCAGTTTTAGATTGCATGTAGCTAGTTTGTAAATCGACTTCAATTGGTCTAGACAGTAGGTTTGGCGGCAGGCGTGGTTTGAACAATCTCACGAGATTAAAGGAGATTTACCGATTATTGTTTACATTACAAAAAAAATTAGAAACCGAACCGAATCTATCCGGATTCAACTGAAATGATCGGAACAACGCAACTTCCGTAACAGATTGTTAGCTAGGGCGAGGAAGGTGAAGCCGAACACCAACTTTGTTCTGATTGAGCACAGAATTAGACCGAACATATCAGATCGGAGGACAAAATTATAACACAAAATACCCACATTGTTGGATCTATGCGCGATGAAAAGGGCAAGTGATGGCCATTGTTCGGGATAAAATACCCCAAAAGAGGCATGGTACGGCCCTTGAAGAAAGGAATGTGAACCTGGGGATACCCGTGTAGGGAGTGCAGAAAGGCGGGTTCGGGATACCCCAGGATTTCTAGGCCGAGAAGGGAATTATCAGTCGTTATTGGGGGGCCAAGCAGACGCTCGTCTCCTGACTGGGAACAAATCAACACCGAAGAACGGGGATTTGGACGAGGCCTCGTTTGGCAGTGTCGAGGTAGGGAGACAAGAATATTGGACAAATAAAGATTGGACCCGTGGAAAATATAATTACAACAGGTAACCTTGGTAGAGTTGTATTGTTCATGTTTTACTTCTAACATAAAACTTTGGGTTGGGTCAGAATAATATTCCTGAAAAACAGCAGTTTtcatttagctaacgttagctagctagctaacgttacatgttaGTCGAACATTTGCCATATCGCTATCCATCACCCTTCGCCaagtagttagctaactagctatacaTTCCTCTCTTAAATTGGCCATTTTGCAAGTAGGTATATTTaggaaatataacatatattgcTTTTTAGTTACCTAGCAGACGTATTCGCCAACGAAGTGACCAACTTGCTAGTTACTAGTTGCACCAGGTGGCTAACGTCTGACGTTAGTTAGGTACTGTAGTTTAACTAGTTAGCTAACACGCCTTTAGCTACAAAAACATGGACGTTTGGAATGCCATCACCAACAAGGCAGCCATACCCATAGACTAGCCAAGGGGGACCTGAATTATTGACACGtcaactaagtcgctctggataagagcgtctgctaaatgacttaaatgtaaatgtaatgaacacATGATCATGAGTCATGACCATATCTATCATGTTACTCTCATTGTTAGTATTTTGTCCCCTGCAAGTGGTTGATGGCAAGCTGCCTGTAATATTTGAccagctagttagttagctagctagttcattTGATATAACATTAACAAGATAGTTGGTCGCTGGCCTGACCCTTCTTGCCAAAACTGTCTGCCTTGTcacctagctagttagctatgtgGCAAAATGACCCAATCAG containing:
- the LOC121569605 gene encoding tRNA N(3)-methylcytidine methyltransferase METTL2; amino-acid sequence: MAAPSTVGGIAEKNSTETGQILPESTCGELKTTQFGTRFLTDPRQVFQHNAWDNVEWTEEQEAAAKKKVQENSQPLPQEKQEDFDCRANEYWNKFYTIHENRFFKDRHWLFTEFPELAPQCRLNLESCIGDHRAEDSEPHGLDQSQGQSSEVTPLAPGNGDFPGSSAMYRILEVGCGVGNTVFPILKTNNDPGLFVYCCDFSSTAVELVKANSEYDPGRCYAFVHDLGDEGAIYPVPDASLDVIVLIFVLSALHPDKMQASISRLARLLKPGGVLLLRDYGRYDMAQLRFKKGRCLSDNFYVRGDGTQVYFFTQDELHDYFSEAGLEKVQNMVDRRLQVNRGKQLTMYRVWIQCKYRKPHTQPTETQD